One genomic region from Nocardia vinacea encodes:
- the gcl gene encoding glyoxylate carboligase: protein MARMRTVDAAVLILEKEGATQAFGLPGAAINPFYSAMRAHGGIKHVLARHVEAASHMAEGYTRAAAGNIGVCIGTSGPAGTDMITGLYSAGADSIPILCITGQAPVAKLHKEDFQAVDIASIAAPVSKWAVTVLEPAQVPGTFQKAFRLMREGRPGPVLIDLPIDVQLAEIEFDIETYEPLEVHRPAATRAQAVKAIEMLNAAQRPLIVAGGGIVNADAAALLVEFAELTGVPVVPTLMGWGTIPDDHALHAGMVGLQTSHRYGNATLLESDFVLGIGNRWANRHTGGVDTYTKDRTFVHVDIEPTQIGRVFAPDYGITSDAGAALRVFVEVARELDAAGQLPDRSVWAEQRRNRKQVGLRKTHFDDMPIKPQRVYEEMNKAFGPDVRYVSTIGLSQIQAAQLLHVYRPRHWINAGQAGPLGWTVPAAIGVATADPDATVVALSGDYDFQFLIEELAVGAQFNIPYIHVVVNNSYLGLIRQAQRAFDMDYYVQLAFDNINSPELAGYGVDHVKVAEGLGCKAIRVFDPAWIGSALDEAKKLVTEFRVPVIVEVILERVTNVSMGLEIDNIVEFEELAQSAADVPTATAQLD from the coding sequence ATGGCACGCATGCGCACCGTGGATGCCGCGGTTCTGATTCTCGAAAAGGAAGGCGCGACACAGGCATTCGGCTTGCCGGGTGCCGCGATCAACCCCTTCTACAGCGCGATGCGCGCGCACGGCGGTATCAAGCATGTGCTGGCCCGCCACGTCGAGGCCGCTTCGCATATGGCCGAGGGATACACCCGGGCGGCGGCGGGCAATATCGGCGTCTGCATCGGCACCTCGGGGCCCGCGGGCACCGATATGATCACCGGCCTGTATTCCGCCGGCGCGGATTCGATTCCGATCCTGTGCATCACCGGTCAGGCGCCGGTGGCCAAGCTGCACAAGGAGGACTTCCAGGCCGTCGATATCGCTTCGATCGCCGCACCGGTGAGCAAGTGGGCGGTGACGGTGCTCGAGCCCGCCCAGGTACCGGGGACCTTCCAGAAGGCCTTCCGGTTGATGCGCGAGGGCCGGCCGGGTCCGGTCCTGATCGATCTGCCAATCGATGTGCAGCTCGCCGAGATCGAGTTCGACATCGAAACTTACGAGCCGCTCGAGGTACACCGTCCGGCCGCGACGCGGGCGCAGGCGGTCAAGGCCATCGAGATGTTGAATGCGGCGCAGCGGCCGCTGATCGTCGCGGGTGGCGGCATCGTGAATGCCGATGCCGCGGCGCTGCTGGTCGAATTCGCCGAACTCACCGGTGTGCCGGTGGTGCCGACGCTGATGGGCTGGGGCACGATTCCCGACGATCACGCGCTGCACGCGGGCATGGTCGGACTGCAGACCTCGCACCGGTACGGCAATGCCACCCTGCTCGAATCCGATTTCGTGCTCGGTATCGGAAACCGTTGGGCCAACCGGCATACCGGCGGTGTGGACACCTACACCAAGGACCGCACCTTCGTACACGTCGATATCGAGCCGACCCAGATCGGTCGGGTGTTCGCACCGGATTACGGCATCACCTCTGACGCGGGTGCCGCGCTGCGTGTCTTCGTCGAGGTCGCGCGTGAACTCGACGCGGCCGGACAACTGCCCGATCGCAGTGTGTGGGCCGAGCAGCGCCGCAACCGGAAACAAGTGGGGCTGCGCAAGACGCACTTCGACGATATGCCGATCAAGCCGCAGCGTGTCTACGAGGAGATGAACAAAGCATTCGGGCCTGATGTGCGCTACGTCAGCACCATCGGTCTTTCACAAATCCAGGCGGCGCAGCTGTTGCACGTCTACCGGCCGCGGCACTGGATCAATGCGGGCCAGGCCGGGCCGCTCGGCTGGACCGTACCCGCGGCCATCGGTGTCGCGACGGCTGATCCCGATGCCACCGTGGTAGCGCTCTCGGGTGACTACGACTTCCAGTTCCTCATCGAGGAGTTGGCCGTCGGCGCGCAGTTCAACATCCCGTACATCCATGTCGTGGTGAACAATTCGTATCTGGGCCTGATCCGTCAGGCGCAGCGCGCGTTCGACATGGATTACTACGTGCAGCTCGCCTTCGACAATATCAACAGCCCAGAGCTCGCCGGGTACGGCGTCGACCACGTCAAGGTCGCGGAAGGCTTGGGCTGCAAGGCGATTCGGGTATTCGATCCGGCCTGGATCGGTTCGGCCCTCGATGAGGCGAAGAAGCTGGTGACCGAGTTCCGGGTTCCGGTGATCGTCGAGGTCATCCTCGAACGGGTGACGAATGTGTCGATGGGACTCGAGATCGACAATATCGTCGAATTCGAGGAACTGGCGCAGTCCGCAGCCGACGTCCCGACCGCGACCGCACAGCTGGACTGA
- the allB gene encoding allantoinase AllB — protein MRKNSEIQAIAPIPTHLDLVIRAERIIGTTGETGGSIGVRDGRIVAIEPPDSILTAKTVVELAADEVLLPGVVDAHVHVNDPGRTEWEGFPSATKAAAAGGVTTIIDMPLNSIPPTCDLAALEVKRKTAQDRVHVDVGFWGGAIPGNLADLRQLQDAGVFGFKCFLLHSGVDEFPALDATQLELAMREIRLFDGLLIVHAEDAQAIEHAPNSQGDKYSGFLRSRPRGAENLAVAQVIELARWTGCRVHILHVSSSDALPMIASARRDGVRITAETCPHYLSFAAEEIPDGATQFKCCPPIRESGNRELLWDGLREGTIDMVVSDHSPSTADLKCFDTGDFARAWGGISSLQLGLSAVWTEARLRGFSLVDVSRWMSRAPAEHAGLRRKGAIEVGYDADFCVFAPDDAFVVDVHRLHHKNAVTPYAARPLAGAVRSTWLRGNRIDIDNEPQGRLLARGEV, from the coding sequence ATGCGGAAGAACTCCGAAATCCAGGCGATCGCACCGATCCCCACACACCTGGACCTGGTGATCCGGGCGGAGCGGATCATCGGGACGACGGGGGAGACCGGCGGCTCGATCGGCGTGCGCGACGGCCGGATCGTGGCGATCGAGCCGCCGGACTCCATCCTGACCGCGAAAACCGTCGTCGAACTGGCCGCCGACGAGGTACTGCTGCCCGGCGTTGTGGATGCGCATGTGCACGTCAACGATCCCGGCCGTACCGAATGGGAGGGCTTCCCGAGCGCGACGAAGGCGGCCGCAGCGGGCGGTGTCACCACCATTATCGATATGCCGCTCAACAGCATTCCGCCGACCTGCGATCTCGCGGCACTCGAAGTGAAGCGCAAGACCGCGCAGGATCGGGTGCATGTCGACGTCGGATTCTGGGGCGGAGCGATCCCCGGAAATTTGGCGGATCTGCGGCAGCTGCAAGACGCGGGTGTATTCGGCTTCAAATGCTTTCTGCTGCACTCCGGTGTCGACGAATTTCCGGCATTGGACGCCACCCAGCTGGAACTGGCCATGCGGGAGATCCGCTTGTTCGACGGTCTGCTCATCGTGCACGCCGAGGACGCGCAGGCCATCGAACACGCACCGAATTCGCAGGGGGACAAGTACTCCGGCTTCCTGCGCTCGCGCCCGCGCGGTGCGGAGAACCTGGCCGTCGCGCAGGTGATCGAACTGGCCAGGTGGACCGGCTGTCGCGTGCACATTCTGCACGTGTCGAGTTCGGATGCGCTGCCGATGATCGCCTCGGCCCGCCGCGACGGCGTCCGGATCACTGCCGAGACCTGTCCGCACTATCTGTCGTTCGCAGCGGAGGAAATTCCGGACGGTGCGACGCAATTCAAATGCTGTCCGCCTATTCGTGAGAGCGGCAATCGTGAATTGCTCTGGGACGGGTTGCGTGAGGGCACCATCGATATGGTGGTCTCGGACCACTCACCATCGACGGCCGACCTGAAGTGCTTCGACACCGGCGATTTCGCCCGCGCCTGGGGTGGAATTTCCTCACTGCAGCTCGGACTTTCGGCCGTTTGGACCGAAGCGCGACTGCGCGGTTTCAGCCTGGTGGATGTCTCTCGATGGATGAGCCGAGCGCCCGCCGAACACGCGGGCCTGCGGCGAAAGGGCGCAATCGAGGTGGGCTACGACGCGGATTTCTGTGTCTTCGCACCCGATGACGCCTTCGTCGTCGACGTGCATCGCCTGCACCACAAGAACGCCGTCACACCGTACGCGGCCCGCCCACTCGCGGGCGCGGTCCGCAGTACCTGGTTGCGCGGCAACCGAATCGATATCGACAACGAGCCGCAGGGGCGGCTCCTGGCCCGAGGAGAAGTATGA